A window of Daucus carota subsp. sativus chromosome 2, DH1 v3.0, whole genome shotgun sequence genomic DNA:
aggaagaaagtttgaaaaatatttgagagagtgcaaaattgctatgatgagatttgagcatgggagagaatggagcattcgaTCTCAAATTGAAAGTGTGACATCTAACGTATGATGTAAGGaatgaaattaaataaaattgtctataagataattcatttttcattccattctttcCAAAATCATTCATCCCAGTCAAACACAACATTGGGGTTGTCTATTAAGCCCCGAGGAGTTGTTATTGTTTATACGTAAAAAAGTTcatatgaaatttattttggtatttataatgtaatgtgtataaaaattattaattagataataaattatcttttaaagtgatttacgaaatatttataaaatcaaacttAAAACACAAAAATTAGTCACtaataaaagtataaaactAAGATTTTCGACTTATCAAATTCTGACTCATAAGTTTGAATAAATTTGTCACACAAACACAAACGATTCAAATTAGCCGATTCAGCACCAAACACCTCCTAAGAAGTATCTTGCAGGAAAATGCAGACTAGTACTTCTAGAAgggaatttttaataattacttgtgtgtgttttttgtaCCAGCTCACTGTGAAtgggggaaaaaaaaaatctttgccATATTTGGTGTCCTCCTAGTAGGACTTCTACAGAACAAAGATTTCCAATTCCCTGTATCTTTACTACTTcatgattaaattatattagctGCGGCTACCTTGTTTTAATAATACCAGGTGTCCAGTTTTTCCAATCAAATTTCCCAATCGATTTGTTTCTAAAAGATACCATTTCTCTGAATTCAACCACCCTCCTCCGAAAATTGTTTTCCTGTTTCCCAGACTCGAATTCCTCTGATGGTGCTTCATCCTCACTTTCTTTAACAGATTCAGAAGAACCTTGCATCTCTGGTGTGTCACTGATGATATTTCCAAGCATCAAGACGACCTCACTCATTTTAGGCCGAGACCTGGGTTGTTTTGTTAAGCACTTGTTAGCAAGTGAAGCAAGTCTCTGAGCTGACCTAATGCAGTACTGCCCGTTAAGCTGTGGGTCGATGATTAAGTGAAACTTCTTTGAATCAGAGACATACGGTCTGACCCAGTCCAAGAGCTTCTGCTCACTACGAGGTAAATTTCTCTCTACTGCTCGTCTTCCTGTAATTAACTCGTAGAGGACAACCCCAAAACTCCAAACATCACTTTTAGCTGTAAGCCTTCCAGTGTGGACATATTCAGGGGCTGCATAACCTACTGTTCCGACAACCTAGGTAGCAAATTAAggaaaaataagtttttttcttttcctacgAAGCTATGCCAGTAGGCATCAAAATACTTGCAAATGCATATAAAAGAACTGTACAATGTGTCAAGCCTCTTATAGTATGTTCCAATCTGAAATACTAGGGAAGAATCAGAAACAATACTACATATTTAAAAATGGACTAGATATGCTAGTTGTCAAGGAGCGGAAGAAAAATTAAACAAGTTTTCTTTCAAGTACTAAATATTCTAATTATATTACATGCATGGAAATTAGCATctgtatatataaagatattagTTCAAATATGTAGTAGGTTATTTTTATAAGCTCAATGGTTTACAGGCCCTAGTCCATTAGATATGTAACTAGTTTCTATTCCCTATATATGTATGATACTGTGATCTCCACATTATCTTGGACTTGATTAATATACaatgatttttatatcaatattaGATTGAGAGTCTTCTTGAGTTGCTATACATAAATTTCCTCCCTGCTATGGTTAGCAAACTCTTGGGTAGTAGATTTTTTGAGAATAATATCTGCCCAAGCTATCTTCGTTCTTGATTTGTTGCTATAAATCATTAGTAGATTCTGTCCTGCATCACTAGTTTTACCATCATTACTTTCTTGGAATGATATTAATTACTTCTTCATTTACATGGCTTAGTTGATCGCTCAACAACTCAAACAAGTCAAGGTTGCAAGTTCAGAATTTCACACATTCCACATACCAAAATAAACATACTAGaaaaccaaaatacttagaacgTACTGATGTTGAAACATGACTTGATCCAGCAGCTGGACCTTGCCTAGCCAGACCAAAATCTGATAGCTTTGCAGTGAAGTCCTCGTCTAGAAGAACGTTAGATGTTTTAAAATCTCGAAATATCAGCTACATAGAAACCAAAAGATATGATGCATCAGTATCCTACTTGCAAATTAGCAAGCCACCAGGAACCATGGACACGGGAAAGCAAAACAAGAACTACAGCTGCTATATTTCTTCTCAGCACAAATTTTGGTGCCTTATAATAGGAACAAGGCTGGGGTACAACTATTAGCCCCGTTGTAATAGTAGACGCCTCTGATAGCGTGTAAAGAAGATTAAACTTATCACGTATGCCATACATAAATCATCActtaatcattattaaaccaccAAAACACATATTAAAAGACGGACTTGAtgcacaaacatgttgcaagtGCAACATGATTTGAATAATCTTAAGATTTTAGGATTTCTATATCCTGCATTTCGTATTTAAGCTAATATTAGTAATAAGTTACTTCTAGGAAACAAAACCAAAGGACTAATCATTATTGTAGTAGACTACATATGATGATTAACAACTATTGACTTGCAGCAACTGAACCCCAGGTAACAGAAAACAATCTGTCTACATATATACAAGCTGTCATAGTTGCGCAAAGCATATCTTCGTTTTTTAATGACCATTGGCTG
This region includes:
- the LOC108205990 gene encoding serine/threonine-protein kinase PCRK1 isoform X1 translates to MKCFHFTNGDTKDEQDAVVSRSSKVSWARSLSIASSSYDTRRSELDSESRDFTDSFGFYEFLGQHRANDLRVFSFSELKSATRGFSRALMLGEGGFGSVYRGVVRVDDDFKLDVAIKQLNRKGFQGHKEWINEVSFLGVVNHPNLVKLVGYCAEDDERGMQRLLVYELMPNKSLEDHLLARIPSPLSWISRLKIAQDAARGLAYLHEEMDFQLIFRDFKTSNVLLDEDFTAKLSDFGLARQGPAAGSSHVSTSVVGTVGYAAPEYVHTGRLTAKSDVWSFGVVLYELITGRRAVERNLPRSEQKLLDWVRPYVSDSKKFHLIIDPQLNGQYCIRSAQRLASLANKCLTKQPRSRPKMSEVVLMLGNIISDTPEMQGSSESVKESEDEAPSEEFESGKQENNFRRRVVEFREMVSFRNKSIGKFDWKNWTPGIIKTR
- the LOC108205990 gene encoding serine/threonine-protein kinase PCRK2 isoform X2: MMILNWMLPLNSSIVRDFRIQGHKEWINEVSFLGVVNHPNLVKLVGYCAEDDERGMQRLLVYELMPNKSLEDHLLARIPSPLSWISRLKIAQDAARGLAYLHEEMDFQLIFRDFKTSNVLLDEDFTAKLSDFGLARQGPAAGSSHVSTSVVGTVGYAAPEYVHTGRLTAKSDVWSFGVVLYELITGRRAVERNLPRSEQKLLDWVRPYVSDSKKFHLIIDPQLNGQYCIRSAQRLASLANKCLTKQPRSRPKMSEVVLMLGNIISDTPEMQGSSESVKESEDEAPSEEFESGKQENNFRRRVVEFREMVSFRNKSIGKFDWKNWTPGIIKTR